In Trifolium pratense cultivar HEN17-A07 linkage group LG7, ARS_RC_1.1, whole genome shotgun sequence, a genomic segment contains:
- the LOC123894959 gene encoding mitogen-activated protein kinase 19-like, with amino-acid sequence MQKDQLKKDIKEVKFFTEYGDANRYKILEVIGKGSYGVVCAAIDTHTGGKVAIKKIHDVFEHISDAIRILREVKLLRLLRHPDIVEIKRIMLPPSKREFKDIYVVFELMESDLHQVIKANDDLTREHQQFFLYQMLRALKFMHTANVYHRDLKPKNILANANCKLKVCDFGLARVAFNDTPTTTFWTDYVATRWYRAPELCGSFFAKYTPAIDIWSIGCIFAEVLTGKPLFPGKSVVHQLDLITDLLGTPPPEIISGVRNEKARKYLMEMRKKLPVPFERKFPNADPLALRLLQRLLAFDPKDRPTAQEALADPFFKGLAKIEREPSSQLISKMEFEFERRRLTKDDIKELIYREILEYHPQLLKDYINGTEGTNFLYPSAIDQFRKQFAYLEENKGNSGPVIPPERKHVSLPRSTVLSSTIPPSMQPSFPPYANKQITQEAFKIPRAAESNSLSQSKGSRPPPRAPAAKPCRVTGPVLYDDGRSTKDNYDARIFCQKTTIPQTISPHCFQRVAHAHQTNAKTTPETYKDNSQGKHQRSPQKCNVPARPAIDRNTNPYHQQGKNDLLNDPVTVIDATLLQAQSQFGAAGAAAVAVAAHRHSGGLQCGLQCGLQCGLS; translated from the exons aTGCAGAAAGATCAACTCAAGAAG GATATTAAAGAGGTAAAATTTTTCACCGAGTATGGAGACGCCAACAGATACAAGATTCTCGAAGTTATTGGGAAGGGTAGTTACGGAGTTGTATGTGCAGCAATTGACACGCACACTGGGGGAAAAGTTGCGATCAAGAAGATCCATGATGTTTTTGAGCATATCTCTGATGCCATTAGAATCCTCCGGGAAGTAAAGTTACTAAGACTTTTAAGACACCCTGATATTGTTGAGATTAAGCGGATTATGTTGCCACCTTCAAAGAGAGAATTTAAAGatatttatgttgtttttgaGCTCATGGAGTCCGATCTTCATCAAGTCATCAAAGCTAATGATGACTTGACTCGTGAACACCAACAGTTTTTTCTTTATCAGATGCTTCGTGCATTGAAGTTTATGCATACAG CAAATGTATATCACAGAGATCTTAAGCCCAAGAATATACTGGCGAATGCAAACTGCAAACTCAAAGTCTGTGATTTTGGACTGGCAAGAGTTGCATTCAATGATACCCCAACAACAACTTTTTGGACG GATTATGTTGCTACCAGATGGTATAGGGCCCCCGAACTATGTGGGTCTTTCTTTGCTAAG TACACACCGGCAATTGATATATGGAGCATTGGATGCATTTTTGCAGAAGTGCTGACAGGAAAGCCATTGTTTCCTGGTAAAAGTGTTGTGCATCAATTAGATTTGATTACTGATCTTCTTGGAACACCACCACCCGAAATTATCTCAGGA gTTCGAAATGAGAAGGCAAGGAAATACTTGATGGAGATGCGGAAGAAACTTCCTGTCCCATTTGAACGGAAATTTCCAAATGCTGATCCATTGGCACTTCGTCTATTGCAAAGGCTTCTAGCATTTGATCCAAAGGATCGTCCGACAGCTCAAGAG GCACTTGCTGATCCTTTCTTTAAGGGTTTGGCTAAAATTGAGAGAGAACCTTCTTCTCAGCTAATTTCAAAAATGGAGTTTGAGTTCGAGAGAAGGAGGTTGACAAAAGATGACATTAAGGAACTAATATATCGGGAAATACTGGAATATCATCCTCAACTGCTTAAAGATTACATAAATGGAACTGAAGGCACAAACTTCCTGTATCCTAG tgcaatagacCAATTCAGAAAGCAATTTGCATATCTTGAAGAGAATAAAGGTAATTCTGGCCCAGTGATTCCTCCAGAAAGAAAGCATGTGTCCCTTCCAAG GTCCACTGTTCTCTCTAGTACAATTCCTCCGAGTATGCAACCATCTTTTCCTCCATatgcaaacaaacaaatcacacaagagGCATTCAAGATTCCTAGAGCAGCTGAATCAAATTCTCTAAGTCAATCAAAGGGTTCACGACCTCCCCCAAGAGCACCAGCAG CGAAACCATGTAGAGTTACAGGGCCAGTTCTCTATGATGATGGGAGAAGCACAAAAGATAATTATGATGCAAGGATCTTCTGCCAAAAGACTACTATTCCCCAAACAATCTCACCACATTGTTTCCAAAGGGTTGCACACGCGCACCAAACTAATGCAAAAACTACACCAGAAACATACAAGGATAATTCACAAGGCAAACATCAACGCTCACCACAGAAGTGTAATGTGCCTGCCAGACCAGCTATCGATCGTAATACCAATCCATACCACCAGCAGGGCAAGAATGATCTGTTAAATGAT
- the LOC123894962 gene encoding ribokinase: MQSLTMNQTALSQPSQWHQTNQPNTNSFTTKNPIQFLRFRNTNHQNLQLRFAVNPSSQVPPVVVVGSANADIYVEIDRLPKEGETISAKSGQTLAGGKGANQASCGAKLSHPTYFVGQVGNDAHGNLLANALRDGGVRLDYLTVVPSAPTGHAVVMLQSSGQNSIVIVGGTNMSCWPQTLPPQHLEVVSSAGIVLLQREIPDFVNVQVAKAARNAGVPVIFDAGGFDAPIPQELLDFVDIFSPNESELARLTGLPTESFEDITQAAVKCHKLGVKQVLVKLGSKGSALFIEGEEPIQQPAIFAKTVIDTTGAGDTFTAAFAVALVEGKSKKECLRFAAAAASLCVQVKGAIPSMPDRKSVLELLNHH; encoded by the exons ACAGCGCTTTCACAACCAAGCCAATGGCACCAAACAAATCAACCAAATACAAACAGTTTCACCACCAAAAATCCAATCCAATTTCTTCGATTCCGCAACACAAACCACCAAAATCTCCAACTCCGTTTCGCCGTAAACCCTTCATCACAGGTTCCACCGGTCGTCGTTGTGGGATCCGCCAATGCCGATATCTATGTAGAGATCGACCGACTTCCCAAGGAAGGCGAAACTATTTCCGCTAAAAGCGGACAGACTTTAGCCGGCGGGAAAGGTGCTAATCAAGCTTCCTGCGGTGCTAAATTATCACATCCAACTTACTTCGTCGGTCAG GTTGGAAATGATGCTCACGGAAACCTCCTCGCCAATGCTCTCCGTGACGGTGGCGTTCGCCTTGATTATCTTACTGTTGTGCCTTCTGCCCCGACTGGTCATGCCGTTGTTATGCTTCAGTCTAGTGGCCAGAATTCTATTGTTATTGTTGGTGGAACTAATATGAGTTGTTGGCCTCAGACTCTGCCACCTCAGCATTTGGAGGTTGTTTCGTCAGCTGGGATTGTTCTGTTGCAGAGGGAGATTCCTGATTTTGTTAATGTTCAAGTGGCAAAG GCTGCAAGGAATGCTGGTGTCCCAGTAATATTTGATGCTGGGGGATTTGATGCACCAATTCCACAAGAATTGCTGGATTTTGTCGACATTTTTAGTCCTAATGAAAGTGAACTTGCTCGCCTTACAGGACTGCCAACTGAAAGTTTTGAAGACATTACACAGGCTGCTGTGAAATGCCATAAATTG GGAGTTAAGCAAGTTCTTGTGAAACTTGGTTCCAAAGGATCTGCCCTTTTCATAGAAGGAGAAGAACCAATTCAGCAACCTGCCATCTTTGCTAAAACAGTCATTGATACAACTGGAGCTGGCGATACCTTTACAGCTGCTTTTGCTGTAGCCTTAGTGGAGGGCAAGTCCAAAAAGGAATGCCTCAGATTTGCCG CTGCTGCAGCTTCTCTTTGTGTTCAAGTCAAGGGAGCCATTCCCAGTATGCCGGATAGGAAATCTGTTCTTGAACTTCTTAATCATCATTGA